The proteins below come from a single Polymorphobacter fuscus genomic window:
- the rfbC gene encoding dTDP-4-dehydrorhamnose 3,5-epimerase — protein sequence MNVIDTALPGVKLIEPRVFGDDRGFFLESWNAATFAANGLDIAFVQDNHSRSARGVLRGLHYQLQSPQGKLVRVTSGAVFDVAVDIRRSSPHFGQWVGYELSDTNKRMLWVPPGFAHGFLVLSDTADFLYKVTTLYDAPNDRGIRWDDPDIGIAWPDVGAAPQLSGKDTVAPLLADAPVFE from the coding sequence ATGAACGTCATCGACACCGCCCTGCCCGGCGTCAAGCTGATCGAACCGCGCGTGTTCGGCGACGATCGCGGCTTTTTCCTGGAAAGCTGGAACGCCGCGACCTTCGCCGCCAACGGGCTCGACATCGCGTTCGTCCAGGACAACCACAGCCGCTCGGCGAGGGGCGTGCTGCGCGGGCTGCATTACCAGTTGCAAAGCCCGCAGGGCAAACTCGTCCGCGTCACATCGGGCGCCGTCTTCGATGTCGCCGTCGACATCCGCCGCAGCAGCCCGCATTTCGGCCAGTGGGTCGGTTATGAACTGTCGGACACCAACAAGCGCATGCTCTGGGTCCCGCCCGGCTTCGCCCATGGCTTCCTGGTGCTCAGCGACACGGCCGATTTCCTCTACAAGGTGACGACGCTGTACGACGCCCCCAATGATCGCGGCATCCGCTGGGACGATCCCGACATCGGCATCGCATGGCCCGATGTCGGTGCGGCGCCGCAGCTTTCGGGCAAGGATACCGTCGCGCCGCTGCTCGCCGATGCGCCTGTGTTCGAATAG
- a CDS encoding glycosyltransferase family 2 protein, translated as MIRPTTPTRAPAPVARQSSGASLTAPLGIVLVNWNRWADTIECLESVLRSSIPVRIVVVDNGSTDGSLDRIAAWADGTQPVEPTSAAMARFSQPPCPKPVPYERLDAAAMARPDAVARQYLTLVDSGANLGFAGGNNVGLRLLMADPRVNWFWLLNNDTVIEANAAEALVRRMATTHDIGMCGTIVRYYHDPERIQALNGHRFNVWTGQSQGIGVRELITKPFDSKRVVDQTDFVLGASLGASRRFLETVGPMEDRYFLYYEEIDWAARNNGRFAIGFAHGATVFHKEGGSIGSSGKPGARSLGSEYWLTRSRLAFFRRNRPWLLPWHWLVTLSLIARRLVKGQPKKAAAIARALFGLGQKP; from the coding sequence CCGACCCGTGCCCCCGCGCCCGTCGCCCGGCAATCGAGCGGCGCCAGCCTGACGGCGCCGCTTGGCATCGTCCTCGTCAACTGGAACCGCTGGGCGGATACCATCGAATGCCTCGAATCGGTGCTGCGCAGCAGCATTCCGGTGCGCATCGTCGTTGTCGACAATGGCTCGACCGATGGCTCGCTCGATCGGATCGCGGCCTGGGCCGACGGCACCCAGCCGGTCGAACCGACGAGCGCCGCCATGGCGCGGTTTTCGCAACCGCCCTGCCCCAAGCCGGTCCCCTACGAACGCCTCGATGCAGCGGCGATGGCCCGGCCGGACGCTGTCGCCCGCCAATATCTGACCCTCGTCGATTCCGGCGCCAATCTGGGCTTTGCCGGTGGCAACAATGTCGGGCTGCGGCTGTTGATGGCCGATCCGCGGGTCAACTGGTTCTGGCTGCTCAACAACGATACGGTGATCGAGGCCAATGCCGCCGAGGCGCTGGTGCGCCGCATGGCGACGACCCACGATATCGGCATGTGCGGTACGATCGTGCGCTATTATCACGATCCGGAGCGCATCCAGGCGCTCAACGGCCATCGCTTCAATGTCTGGACCGGCCAGTCGCAGGGCATCGGCGTCCGCGAGCTGATCACCAAGCCGTTCGATTCCAAGCGCGTCGTGGACCAGACCGACTTCGTGCTGGGGGCGTCGCTGGGGGCCAGCCGGCGTTTCCTCGAAACCGTCGGGCCGATGGAAGACCGGTATTTCCTCTATTATGAGGAGATCGACTGGGCGGCGCGCAACAACGGCCGCTTCGCCATCGGTTTTGCCCATGGCGCCACGGTCTTTCACAAGGAAGGCGGATCGATCGGATCGTCGGGCAAACCCGGCGCGCGCAGCCTCGGCTCGGAATATTGGCTGACCCGTTCCCGGCTCGCCTTCTTTCGGCGCAACCGGCCCTGGCTGCTGCCCTGGCACTGGCTGGTGACGCTGTCGCTGATCGCGCGGCGGCTGGTCAAGGGTCAGCCGAAAAAAGCCGCCGCCATTGCCCGGGCGCTGTTCGGCCTTGGCCAGAAACCATGA
- a CDS encoding polysaccharide pyruvyl transferase family protein → MKTLRIGLLWHSAAAGNLGVGALSVGNIALARAAAARAGLTPEFTLFGGRETGAAYITGPDIGMRVIDGRYMASPGGYLADVRAHDIMLDIGAGDSFADIYTDKRFAYIMATKAIPILAGTPLVLSPQTIGPFSRQPHAGMAAWACRKAKMVFARDPLSMDVLRKLAPTANARQVIDVAFALPFDRPVRPAGDPIRVGLNVSGLLMSGGYSGGSNDYGLGFDYPAMTRALITAFTAMPGVVLSLVPHVNAPDMPRDDDGAACDALKREFPQVERTPDFASPSAAKSTIAGLDFLVGARMHATIAAYSAGIPVVPISYSRKFEGLYGGLRYPWVVNAKGMDTKAAVAFVLDAFERRVQVAADIARGKPVIDAGLEDYTAALEAQFTAAAR, encoded by the coding sequence GTGAAAACGCTTCGTATCGGCTTGCTGTGGCACTCCGCCGCCGCCGGCAATCTCGGCGTCGGCGCGCTCAGCGTCGGCAATATTGCCCTGGCCCGCGCCGCGGCGGCGCGGGCCGGTCTGACACCGGAATTCACCCTGTTCGGCGGGCGCGAGACCGGCGCTGCGTATATCACCGGGCCGGACATCGGCATGCGCGTCATCGATGGCCGCTACATGGCGTCGCCGGGCGGCTATCTCGCCGATGTCCGCGCCCATGACATCATGCTCGACATCGGCGCCGGCGACAGCTTCGCCGATATCTACACGGACAAGCGCTTCGCCTATATCATGGCGACCAAGGCGATCCCGATCCTCGCCGGCACGCCACTGGTGCTGTCACCGCAAACGATCGGGCCGTTCTCGCGCCAGCCGCACGCCGGCATGGCGGCCTGGGCCTGCCGCAAGGCGAAGATGGTCTTTGCCCGCGACCCGCTGTCGATGGACGTGCTGCGCAAGCTGGCGCCGACGGCCAACGCCCGCCAGGTCATCGATGTCGCCTTCGCCCTGCCCTTCGATCGCCCGGTGCGCCCCGCCGGCGACCCCATTCGCGTCGGCCTCAACGTCTCGGGCCTGTTGATGAGCGGCGGCTATTCGGGCGGCAGCAACGATTATGGCCTCGGCTTCGACTATCCGGCGATGACCCGCGCGCTGATCACAGCGTTCACCGCCATGCCCGGCGTCGTCCTGTCGCTGGTGCCGCACGTCAATGCCCCCGACATGCCGCGCGACGACGATGGCGCCGCCTGCGACGCGCTGAAACGCGAATTTCCGCAGGTCGAACGCACACCCGACTTCGCGTCGCCATCCGCGGCCAAATCGACGATCGCCGGCCTCGATTTCCTCGTCGGCGCGCGCATGCACGCCACCATCGCCGCCTATTCCGCCGGCATTCCGGTCGTGCCGATCAGCTACAGCCGCAAGTTCGAAGGCCTTTATGGCGGCCTGCGCTACCCCTGGGTGGTCAATGCCAAGGGCATGGACACCAAGGCGGCGGTCGCCTTTGTCCTCGATGCGTTCGAGCGGCGCGTGCAGGTCGCCGCCGACATCGCCCGCGGCAAACCGGTCATCGATGCCGGCCTCGAAGACTATACCGCCGCACTCGAGGCGCAGTTCACGGCCGCTGCCCGATGA
- a CDS encoding Coenzyme F420 hydrogenase/dehydrogenase, beta subunit C-terminal domain, whose amino-acid sequence MSAYTSPALARVERGQTCSGCGLCAAIASGAVTMAQAPPGYLRPVQSAHLTPEQETGVSEACPGIIVDIRTDAPVDDLLWGPAHFTGTGFVTDPALRHQASSGGVISGLLVHALATGLVDFVVETGADPIVHTGNRSVVARTAAEVFDAAGSRYAASSPLAGLEDWLGRPGRFAFVGKPCDVAALRARARHDPRIDAKVPVMLAFFCAGIPSARANNRLLDAMEAPRDQVTGFRYRGDGWPGYAKATLADGTTRRMSYDASWGQILSKEVQFRCKVCADAVGSAADVACADAWYGDDKGYPSFQEQDGRSLVMARTAAGLALLDSARAAGTIDTTPLAMTEIIKMQPHQARRKRQILSRLAAMAVAGRPAPRYRGLQLWAAAARESPVEQARSFAGLVRRFLQGRA is encoded by the coding sequence ATGAGCGCTTACACCTCGCCGGCACTGGCGCGGGTGGAGCGCGGCCAGACCTGTTCCGGCTGCGGCCTGTGCGCCGCCATCGCCTCCGGCGCCGTCACCATGGCACAAGCGCCGCCAGGGTATCTCCGGCCGGTGCAAAGCGCCCATCTCACGCCCGAACAGGAAACCGGTGTCAGCGAAGCCTGCCCTGGAATCATCGTCGACATCCGCACCGATGCGCCGGTCGACGACCTGCTCTGGGGGCCGGCGCACTTCACCGGCACCGGCTTCGTCACCGATCCGGCGCTGCGCCACCAGGCGTCGTCGGGCGGGGTGATCTCCGGGCTGCTCGTCCACGCCCTTGCCACCGGCCTTGTGGACTTTGTTGTCGAAACCGGCGCCGACCCGATCGTCCACACCGGCAACCGCAGCGTCGTTGCCCGCACCGCCGCCGAAGTGTTCGACGCCGCCGGCTCGCGCTATGCCGCGTCGTCACCGCTGGCGGGGCTGGAGGACTGGCTCGGCCGGCCCGGTCGCTTCGCCTTTGTCGGCAAGCCCTGCGACGTGGCCGCGCTGCGCGCCCGCGCCCGCCACGACCCGCGCATCGATGCCAAGGTGCCGGTCATGCTCGCCTTTTTCTGCGCCGGCATCCCCAGTGCCCGCGCCAACAACCGCCTGCTCGACGCGATGGAGGCACCGCGGGACCAGGTCACCGGCTTTCGCTATCGCGGCGATGGCTGGCCCGGCTATGCCAAGGCGACGCTCGCGGACGGCACCACCCGGCGGATGAGCTATGACGCGAGCTGGGGCCAGATCCTGTCGAAGGAAGTCCAGTTCCGCTGCAAGGTTTGCGCCGATGCCGTGGGCAGCGCCGCCGATGTCGCCTGCGCCGATGCCTGGTACGGCGATGACAAGGGCTATCCCAGCTTTCAGGAACAGGACGGCCGCAGCCTCGTCATGGCGCGCACCGCCGCAGGGCTGGCGCTGCTCGATTCGGCCCGCGCCGCCGGCACCATCGACACGACGCCGCTGGCCATGACCGAGATCATCAAGATGCAGCCGCACCAGGCGCGCCGCAAACGCCAGATTCTGTCGCGCCTTGCTGCAATGGCGGTTGCCGGTCGCCCGGCACCCCGGTATCGCGGGTTGCAGCTGTGGGCGGCAGCGGCGCGGGAAAGTCCCGTTGAACAGGCGCGCAGCTTTGCCGGGCTGGTCCGGCGTTTCCTTCAGGGGCGAGCATGA
- the rfbD gene encoding dTDP-4-dehydrorhamnose reductase codes for MKFLIAGAGGQLGRALQARVPAGSSVIAPPEADFDITDAARVADVVASSGATHLVNAAAYTAVDKAEADLEAARRINVDAVAALAVAARTAGLGFIHVSTDFVFDGTASSPYAPDAPTNPIGVYGETKRDGEIAAGADALIVRTAWVYAAAGNNFVKTMLRLMAERDEVRVVADQIGTPSHAAGLAGALWTLAGAKATGLHHWTDAGAASWYDFAVAIQEEAVALGLLARAVPVIPIRTADYPTPAQRPAYSVLDKTSSWAITGPARHWRAELRDCLATMKASS; via the coding sequence ATGAAGTTCCTCATCGCCGGCGCCGGCGGCCAGCTCGGCCGCGCCTTGCAGGCGCGCGTTCCGGCCGGCAGCAGCGTCATCGCCCCGCCGGAGGCCGATTTCGACATTACCGACGCCGCCCGCGTCGCCGATGTCGTTGCGTCATCGGGTGCCACCCACCTCGTCAACGCCGCCGCCTATACCGCCGTCGACAAGGCGGAGGCCGATCTCGAAGCCGCGCGCCGCATCAATGTCGATGCCGTCGCCGCGCTCGCCGTCGCGGCGCGCACCGCAGGCCTTGGCTTCATCCATGTCTCGACCGATTTCGTCTTCGACGGCACCGCCAGCTCCCCCTATGCCCCCGACGCGCCGACCAACCCGATCGGCGTCTATGGCGAAACCAAGCGCGACGGTGAAATCGCCGCCGGCGCCGATGCGCTGATCGTCCGCACCGCCTGGGTCTATGCCGCCGCCGGCAACAATTTCGTCAAGACGATGTTGCGGCTGATGGCGGAACGCGATGAAGTCCGCGTCGTCGCCGACCAGATCGGCACCCCCAGCCACGCCGCCGGCCTCGCCGGGGCGCTGTGGACGCTCGCCGGCGCCAAGGCCACCGGCCTGCATCACTGGACCGATGCCGGCGCCGCCAGCTGGTATGATTTCGCCGTCGCCATCCAGGAGGAAGCGGTCGCGCTCGGCCTGCTCGCCCGCGCCGTTCCCGTCATCCCGATCCGCACCGCCGATTACCCCACCCCGGCGCAGCGCCCGGCCTATAGCGTCCTCGACAAGACCAGCAGCTGGGCGATCACCGGCCCTGCCCGCCATTGGCGCGCCGAACTGCGCGATTGCCTAGCCACCATGAAGGCCAGCTCATGA
- the rfbB gene encoding dTDP-glucose 4,6-dehydratase has protein sequence MSHLLVTGGAGFIGANFVHYWRQHHPQDSVTVLDALTYAGNRANLAGANSVQLVEGDIRDTPLIEGLLRDHAIDTIVHFAAESHVDRSIHGPAAFVETNVIGTMNLLTAARAVWLADGGKPHRFHHVSTDEVYGTLGPNDPPFNETTAYAPNSPYSASKAASDHLVRAWHHTYGLQVTTSNCSNNYGPYQFPEKLIPLFLINALHGRPLPIYGDGMQIRDWLHVEDHCRGIEAVLHHGRVGETYCIGGGAELPNITVIDTLCAAVDAAFAADPALAARFPEAPAARGIPTASLKTTVADRPGHDRRYAIDETRARAEIGYAPARDFKTGFAATLAWYLANEPWWRGVLDGSYRNWVETNYAAR, from the coding sequence ATGAGCCATCTTCTCGTCACCGGCGGCGCCGGCTTCATCGGCGCCAATTTCGTCCATTACTGGCGCCAGCATCACCCGCAGGACAGCGTCACCGTGCTCGACGCGCTGACCTATGCCGGCAACCGCGCCAACCTTGCGGGCGCGAACAGCGTGCAGCTGGTCGAAGGCGATATCCGCGACACCCCGCTGATCGAAGGGCTGCTGCGCGACCACGCTATCGACACCATCGTGCATTTCGCGGCCGAATCGCACGTCGACCGCTCGATCCACGGCCCGGCGGCGTTCGTCGAAACCAACGTCATCGGCACGATGAACCTGCTGACGGCGGCCCGCGCCGTCTGGCTCGCCGACGGCGGCAAGCCGCACCGCTTCCACCACGTCTCGACCGACGAAGTCTATGGCACGCTCGGGCCCAACGACCCGCCGTTCAACGAAACCACCGCCTATGCCCCCAACAGCCCCTATTCGGCGTCGAAGGCGGCGAGCGACCATCTCGTCCGCGCCTGGCACCATACCTATGGCCTGCAGGTGACGACGTCGAACTGTTCGAACAACTACGGCCCCTATCAGTTTCCCGAAAAGCTGATTCCGCTATTCCTCATCAACGCCCTCCACGGCCGGCCGCTGCCGATCTATGGTGACGGCATGCAGATCCGCGACTGGCTGCATGTCGAGGACCATTGCCGCGGCATCGAAGCCGTCCTCCACCATGGCCGGGTCGGCGAAACCTATTGCATCGGCGGGGGTGCCGAACTGCCCAACATCACCGTCATCGACACGCTGTGCGCCGCCGTCGACGCCGCCTTCGCCGCCGACCCGGCGCTGGCCGCCCGCTTCCCCGAGGCGCCGGCCGCACGCGGCATTCCCACTGCCAGCCTGAAGACCACCGTTGCCGACCGGCCCGGCCATGATCGCCGCTACGCCATCGATGAAACCCGCGCCCGCGCCGAAATCGGCTATGCACCGGCCCGCGACTTCAAGACCGGCTTTGCCGCCACCCTCGCCTGGTATCTCGCCAACGAACCCTGGTGGCGCGGCGTTCTCGATGGCAGCTATCGCAACTGGGTCGAAACCAATTACGCGGCGCGCTGA
- the rfbA gene encoding glucose-1-phosphate thymidylyltransferase RfbA, translated as MTNSGTQRRGIILAGGSGTRLYPLTKPVSKQLMPVYDKPMIYYPLSVLMLAGIREVLIITTPHDSAAFRGLLGDGSDWGMEIQYAVQPEPKGLAQAYHIGADFVGDRPSTLILGDNIFYGHGLPELLGRASDRSDGATVFGYYVRDPQAYGVVSFDADGRAATIEEKPKAPRSNYAVTGLYFYDGDAVRLARDITPSPRGELEITDLNRLYLEAGKLHVELMGRGFAWLDTGTHGSLLDAGLYVRIVEERQGLKICCPEEIAWRQGFIEAEQLARIAEPLRKSGYGEYLLEQLKTAR; from the coding sequence ATGACCAACAGCGGAACACAGCGCCGGGGCATCATCCTGGCAGGCGGTTCGGGCACGCGCCTTTATCCGTTGACCAAGCCGGTCTCCAAGCAGTTGATGCCGGTCTATGACAAGCCGATGATCTATTATCCGCTGTCGGTGTTGATGCTCGCCGGCATCCGCGAAGTGCTGATCATCACCACCCCGCACGACAGCGCGGCGTTCCGCGGCCTGCTCGGCGACGGCTCGGACTGGGGCATGGAAATCCAGTACGCCGTCCAGCCCGAACCCAAGGGGCTGGCGCAGGCCTATCACATCGGCGCGGACTTCGTCGGCGACCGCCCGTCGACGCTGATCCTGGGCGACAATATCTTCTACGGCCATGGCCTGCCCGAACTTCTCGGCCGCGCTTCGGACCGCAGCGATGGCGCCACCGTCTTCGGCTATTATGTCAGGGACCCACAGGCCTATGGCGTCGTCTCCTTCGACGCCGATGGCCGCGCCGCGACGATCGAGGAAAAGCCCAAGGCACCCCGATCCAACTACGCCGTCACCGGGCTCTATTTCTACGATGGCGACGCCGTCCGCCTGGCGCGGGACATCACGCCCTCGCCGCGCGGCGAGCTGGAAATCACCGATCTCAACCGGCTGTATCTCGAAGCCGGCAAGCTCCACGTCGAACTGATGGGCCGCGGCTTCGCCTGGCTCGACACCGGCACCCATGGCTCGCTGCTCGATGCCGGCCTTTATGTCCGCATCGTCGAGGAACGCCAGGGACTGAAGATCTGCTGCCCAGAGGAAATCGCCTGGCGCCAGGGCTTCATCGAGGCGGAGCAACTCGCCCGCATCGCCGAACCGCTGCGCAAATCGGGCTATGGCGAATATCTGCTCGAACAGCTGAAGACGGCCCGGTGA